From the genome of Gallaecimonas xiamenensis 3-C-1, one region includes:
- a CDS encoding TonB-dependent receptor, with protein MENRKLSSCALAVKFALIVGGAVALPSWAADTTPATSTAPAAATETDDIERIEVTGIRASMKASVNTKRFSTAVVDAITSEDIGKFPDKNVADSLSRITGVSVTRDFGEGEKIAVRGTDPSQNRTLLNGAAVASADWFVLDNPSRAFNFTLLPSNLVSSLEVYKSPQADVQEGSLGGTVYLKTFKPLQLDANTLKLSFEEQYSDNSEEWDPQISGLYSWKNEDETFGFLVALTKQDRTLVREGKEALGFVAADNGTPNDQSDDYWYPRVIGDAHFSQERERKTGFASIQWRPADAWDLTLNVLDTKLDANNTNHNLYTFLNENFDPASATFSGNNVIAGTAYDATSQLYVIDRVSYSDSKSYDFDGSYSADSFKVTMRAGHTEAEGGTSRDRHYQFSRVMDHVDFAGLNHTDYVDATNTESRDMLLARPFDWMQEGARVMEDEENYGGLDFEFPVSTGVFTDIKTGVYYRDHDKSQRQSGTRFHWTADSQHNDPANGPYGDLKPGEGSWGADVLGWDGSGYTLADFVGGGSTAYYPLLDLGKGAAIAYPNAAYASPTATFLFLADTWQVNEKIYAAYAKGDFQGDGFRGDIGLRFVKTEVESTGYKWNGDATAAAISLLPDYQLLALAVDPNGNWDVHQETAKHDYEDILPNLNLIFDLSDDTLLRFTAARVMSRPDYKDIANHESTNIPTGNAALGNPYLDPIRANQYDIAYEWYFDDTGMLAATFFYKDIEGLVKYEVSEVQAYDEQAGEYVTLNRTKPVNGAGSEVKGLELTYQQEFGNFGLMANYTYTDADSNEERDAFNNPGSGLTLGASKHMANLTGYYENDWLSARLAYNYRTEYYDGISEYGAEVYTDDYAQLDGRIGVKVMENLELTAEAINITDEEIEQYHIDKSAPSKLYSNGRRFYVGLNYSF; from the coding sequence ATGGAAAATCGCAAACTGAGCTCGTGCGCTCTTGCTGTGAAATTCGCCTTGATAGTCGGAGGCGCAGTTGCCCTGCCCAGCTGGGCCGCCGATACCACTCCGGCCACCAGCACAGCGCCCGCCGCCGCGACCGAAACCGACGATATCGAGCGCATCGAAGTCACCGGCATCCGCGCCAGTATGAAAGCCTCGGTCAACACCAAACGCTTCAGCACTGCCGTCGTCGACGCCATCACTTCCGAAGATATCGGCAAGTTCCCGGACAAGAACGTCGCAGATTCCCTGTCCCGCATCACCGGCGTGTCCGTGACCCGCGACTTCGGTGAAGGGGAAAAAATCGCCGTACGGGGTACCGACCCCTCCCAGAACCGGACCCTGCTCAACGGCGCCGCCGTGGCGTCAGCCGACTGGTTCGTGCTGGACAACCCGTCCCGCGCCTTCAACTTCACCCTGCTGCCCTCCAACCTGGTGTCCTCCCTGGAGGTCTACAAGAGTCCCCAGGCCGACGTACAGGAAGGATCTCTGGGCGGCACCGTTTACCTGAAGACCTTCAAGCCCCTGCAGCTGGACGCCAACACCCTCAAGCTGAGCTTTGAAGAACAATATTCCGATAATTCCGAAGAATGGGATCCGCAGATATCCGGCCTCTATTCCTGGAAGAACGAAGACGAAACCTTCGGCTTCCTGGTGGCCCTGACCAAGCAAGACCGCACCTTGGTCCGTGAAGGTAAGGAAGCCCTCGGCTTTGTTGCCGCCGACAACGGCACCCCCAACGATCAAAGCGACGACTATTGGTATCCGCGCGTTATCGGTGATGCCCATTTCAGCCAGGAGCGGGAACGTAAGACCGGTTTTGCCTCCATTCAGTGGCGCCCGGCCGACGCCTGGGACCTAACCCTGAACGTGCTGGATACCAAGCTCGACGCCAACAACACCAACCACAACCTCTACACCTTCCTCAACGAAAACTTCGACCCGGCCAGTGCCACTTTCAGCGGCAATAACGTCATTGCCGGCACCGCCTACGACGCCACCTCCCAGCTCTATGTCATAGACCGGGTGTCCTATTCCGACTCCAAGTCCTATGACTTTGACGGCAGCTACAGCGCCGACAGCTTCAAGGTGACCATGCGCGCCGGCCACACCGAGGCCGAAGGCGGTACCAGCCGTGACCGCCACTACCAGTTCTCCCGGGTCATGGACCATGTGGATTTTGCTGGCCTTAACCACACCGACTACGTGGATGCCACCAACACCGAAAGCCGTGACATGCTGCTGGCCCGTCCCTTCGACTGGATGCAGGAAGGGGCCAGGGTGATGGAAGACGAGGAAAACTACGGCGGCCTGGACTTCGAATTCCCGGTCAGCACCGGTGTCTTTACCGACATCAAAACCGGGGTTTACTACCGCGACCACGACAAGAGCCAGCGCCAGAGCGGTACTCGCTTCCACTGGACAGCCGACTCCCAGCATAACGACCCGGCAAACGGCCCTTATGGCGATCTGAAACCCGGTGAAGGCTCCTGGGGCGCCGACGTGCTGGGTTGGGACGGCTCAGGCTACACCCTGGCCGATTTCGTCGGCGGCGGTTCCACCGCCTATTACCCGTTGCTGGACCTGGGTAAAGGGGCTGCCATCGCCTACCCCAATGCCGCTTATGCCAGCCCCACCGCCACCTTCCTGTTCCTGGCCGATACCTGGCAGGTCAACGAGAAGATCTACGCCGCCTATGCCAAGGGCGACTTCCAAGGCGACGGTTTCCGTGGTGACATCGGCCTGCGCTTTGTGAAAACCGAAGTGGAATCCACCGGTTATAAGTGGAACGGTGATGCTACCGCCGCCGCCATCAGCCTGCTGCCGGACTACCAGCTACTGGCCCTGGCCGTGGACCCCAACGGCAACTGGGATGTGCATCAGGAAACGGCCAAGCATGACTATGAAGACATCCTGCCCAACCTGAACCTGATCTTCGATTTGAGCGACGACACCCTGCTGCGCTTTACCGCAGCCCGGGTCATGTCCCGCCCGGATTACAAGGACATCGCCAACCACGAGTCCACCAACATCCCCACCGGTAACGCCGCCCTGGGTAACCCCTACCTGGATCCGATCCGGGCCAACCAGTACGACATCGCCTACGAGTGGTATTTCGACGACACCGGCATGCTGGCTGCCACCTTCTTCTACAAGGACATCGAAGGCCTGGTGAAGTATGAGGTGAGCGAAGTGCAGGCCTATGACGAGCAGGCCGGTGAGTACGTCACCCTCAACCGCACCAAGCCGGTCAACGGCGCCGGCAGCGAGGTCAAGGGCCTGGAACTGACCTACCAGCAGGAGTTTGGCAACTTCGGCCTGATGGCCAACTACACCTACACCGACGCCGACTCCAATGAAGAGCGCGATGCCTTCAACAACCCCGGTTCCGGCTTGACCCTGGGCGCCTCCAAGCACATGGCCAACCTTACCGGCTACTACGAGAACGACTGGTTGAGCGCCCGCCTGGCCTACAACTACCGTACCGAGTACTACGACGGCATCAGCGAGTACGGCGCCGAAGTCTATACCGACGACTACGCCCAACTGGACGGCCGTATCGGCGTCAAGGTCATGGAAAACCTGGAACTGACCGCCGAAGCCATCAACATCACCGACGAAGAGATAGAGCAGTACCACATCGACAAGTCAGCACCGTCCAAGCTTTACAGCAACGGTCGCCGCTTCTATGTGGGCCTGAACTACAGCTTCTAA
- a CDS encoding family 20 glycosylhydrolase: MKALISLLGLLPLAAQALDQTGLERMANNLDVRYEILRALQGEPCDPAFGDGHCYEVRLTLTLPYDQVDTDWQLYLGLVNPVQSFKSDSLRINHQNGDLHQLTAKVPFEKGQPLSIDWRANFWQLGYTDTLPNFYLAAPGLKAVVVKATQPPADAVLPKDELPFVKGDIPHLRTADDHTPVADGQWYFSRYPAAAPAPLEAVLPEPKSLSRQLGEVKATAFALKAPGFKLPKLGLPLSPNGLAVSISRQQGPAESYRLKVEDKGVAITASDDAGAYYALVTLTQLFDGSQLPKVTIDDSPRYPFRGLHLDLARNFLGKDFVLQLIDEMGALKLNKLHLHLADDEGWRLAIPGLPELTRMASKRCHDPQEERCLQPQLGAGPDGAGRDGFLTPADYQDLLRAAQAHHIEVIPSLDMPGHSRAAIRAMEVRFRRLSADNMAGAGQYRLVEPANGSRYQSIQYYDDNTLNPCIDSTYAFTQRVFSAVQAMHQQAGVPLKRYHIGADETAGAWHDSPACKALIANGEIKDQHDLLPYFLGKVIGQLHDLGIEAAAWSDGLERVDPKTLPGKVQSNVWTPLFWGGEKVAHQMANQGFEVVYSFPDLTYLDFPQAPDPQEPGYYWGSRYIDDTKLYRFMPGQLAANAQQFKDRQQNPYQADNWPLEKPANILGLQGQLWTETVRSPAQAWYRLLPRLAVLAEKAWHQSPWEGPQPDWAGQAQGWQRLAATLGSKWLPRWDKEGLHYRLPPVGVQKENGQYHLRLPYPGLTIEVLPQGASQWQQWHPGMALKAPFKTRAKSRQGRPGRAIEISE, from the coding sequence ATGAAAGCCCTTATTTCCCTGCTGGGCCTGCTGCCCCTGGCGGCGCAGGCACTGGACCAGACCGGCCTTGAGCGCATGGCCAACAACCTGGATGTCAGGTACGAGATACTGCGCGCCCTGCAAGGGGAGCCCTGCGATCCGGCCTTTGGCGACGGCCACTGCTATGAAGTGCGACTGACCCTGACCCTGCCCTACGACCAGGTCGATACCGACTGGCAGCTTTACCTTGGGCTGGTCAACCCGGTGCAGTCCTTTAAGAGTGATAGCCTGCGTATCAACCACCAGAACGGCGATCTGCACCAACTGACCGCCAAAGTCCCCTTTGAAAAGGGCCAGCCCCTGAGCATCGACTGGCGTGCCAACTTCTGGCAGCTGGGTTACACCGACACCCTGCCCAACTTCTACCTGGCCGCGCCCGGGTTGAAAGCGGTAGTGGTCAAGGCTACCCAGCCCCCGGCCGATGCTGTCCTGCCCAAGGACGAGTTGCCCTTTGTCAAAGGCGATATACCGCACCTGCGTACCGCCGACGATCACACCCCGGTAGCGGACGGCCAGTGGTATTTCAGCCGCTACCCCGCTGCGGCCCCGGCGCCACTGGAGGCGGTGCTGCCTGAGCCCAAATCCCTGAGCCGCCAACTCGGCGAGGTAAAAGCCACCGCCTTTGCCCTCAAGGCCCCAGGTTTTAAGCTGCCCAAGCTGGGATTGCCCCTGTCCCCTAACGGCCTGGCGGTCAGCATCAGCCGCCAGCAAGGCCCGGCCGAGTCCTACCGGCTCAAGGTCGAAGATAAAGGAGTAGCCATTACCGCCAGCGACGATGCCGGCGCCTACTACGCCCTGGTGACCCTGACCCAGCTCTTCGACGGCAGCCAGTTGCCGAAAGTGACCATAGACGACAGCCCCCGCTACCCTTTCAGGGGCCTGCATCTGGATCTGGCCCGCAACTTCCTGGGCAAAGACTTCGTGCTGCAACTGATCGACGAGATGGGCGCCCTCAAGCTCAACAAACTGCACCTGCACCTGGCCGACGACGAGGGTTGGCGCCTGGCCATTCCCGGCTTGCCAGAACTGACCCGGATGGCCAGCAAGCGTTGCCATGACCCCCAAGAAGAGCGCTGCCTGCAGCCGCAACTGGGCGCAGGCCCTGATGGCGCCGGCCGCGACGGCTTTCTAACCCCGGCCGACTACCAGGACCTATTGCGCGCCGCCCAGGCCCACCATATCGAGGTTATCCCCTCCTTGGACATGCCCGGCCACAGCCGCGCCGCCATCCGCGCCATGGAAGTACGCTTCCGGCGGCTCAGCGCCGACAACATGGCCGGCGCCGGCCAATACCGCCTGGTAGAGCCGGCCAACGGCTCCCGCTACCAGTCCATCCAATATTACGACGACAACACCTTAAACCCCTGCATCGACAGTACCTATGCCTTTACCCAGCGGGTGTTCAGTGCCGTGCAGGCCATGCACCAGCAGGCCGGGGTGCCCCTCAAGCGCTACCACATCGGCGCCGACGAAACCGCTGGAGCCTGGCATGACTCGCCGGCCTGTAAGGCGCTGATCGCCAACGGCGAAATCAAAGACCAGCATGACCTGCTGCCCTACTTTCTGGGCAAGGTCATAGGCCAGCTCCATGACCTTGGTATCGAAGCAGCGGCCTGGAGCGACGGCCTGGAACGGGTGGATCCCAAGACCCTGCCCGGCAAGGTGCAATCCAACGTCTGGACCCCGCTGTTCTGGGGCGGCGAGAAGGTGGCCCACCAGATGGCCAACCAGGGCTTTGAGGTGGTCTATTCCTTCCCGGACCTGACCTACCTGGACTTCCCCCAGGCGCCGGACCCACAGGAGCCTGGCTATTACTGGGGCAGCCGCTACATAGACGACACCAAGCTGTACCGTTTTATGCCGGGGCAGTTGGCCGCCAACGCCCAGCAGTTCAAGGACCGCCAGCAAAACCCCTATCAGGCCGACAATTGGCCCCTTGAAAAGCCGGCCAACATCCTCGGCCTGCAGGGCCAACTGTGGACGGAGACAGTGCGTAGCCCGGCCCAGGCCTGGTACCGGCTGTTACCGCGCCTGGCGGTGTTGGCAGAAAAAGCCTGGCACCAGAGTCCATGGGAAGGCCCCCAGCCCGATTGGGCAGGCCAGGCCCAAGGTTGGCAGCGCCTGGCCGCCACCCTTGGCAGCAAATGGCTGCCCCGTTGGGATAAGGAAGGACTGCATTACCGCCTACCACCGGTGGGGGTACAGAAGGAAAACGGCCAGTACCACCTGCGCCTGCCCTACCCGGGCCTGACCATAGAAGTGCTGCCCCAGGGCGCCAGCCAATGGCAACAATGGCACCCCGGCATGGCGCTCAAGGCCCCCTTTAAAACCAGAGCGAAAAGCCGCCAAGGGCGCCCCGGTCGCGCCATAGAGATCAGCGAATAA
- the nagK gene encoding N-acetylglucosamine kinase — protein sequence MTSVDEKPLFLGIDGGGSKCRALLYSKNDGILGEGLAGPANPVQGLQRAQGAIVASAQQALASAGLSANLLGHLIVGAGLAGINAPRTRGLMEAWAHPFGAFYLTTDLHIACLGAHQGEEGAVIITGTGSSGFAQVGQAQQFLGGHGFPLGDKASGAWLGLAAVQATLLALDGLGPETSLAGAVLAETQCADSTALMDSYSGQASAAFAKLAALVFAQAQAGDRVAERIVEDGAAYLSAMAEQLTRVGSPRLTMIGGLTQLWQPYLAPKVAAKLAPALQTPEMGAVYFAQQVYAGGKAA from the coding sequence ATGACGTCAGTTGACGAAAAGCCCCTGTTCCTGGGGATAGATGGCGGCGGCAGCAAGTGTCGCGCCCTGCTGTACAGCAAGAACGATGGCATCCTGGGGGAAGGATTGGCTGGCCCGGCAAACCCGGTTCAGGGCCTTCAAAGGGCCCAGGGTGCCATAGTGGCCAGCGCCCAACAGGCCTTGGCCAGTGCCGGCCTGTCGGCCAACCTGCTGGGTCACCTGATAGTGGGGGCCGGCCTTGCCGGTATCAATGCCCCCAGAACCAGGGGCCTGATGGAAGCCTGGGCCCATCCCTTCGGCGCCTTTTACCTGACCACGGACCTGCATATCGCTTGCCTCGGTGCCCACCAGGGTGAAGAGGGGGCGGTGATCATCACCGGCACCGGCTCCAGCGGCTTTGCCCAGGTGGGGCAGGCACAACAATTTCTGGGCGGACACGGCTTTCCCCTGGGTGACAAAGCAAGCGGCGCCTGGCTGGGGCTAGCTGCAGTGCAAGCCACCCTGCTGGCCCTGGACGGGCTGGGCCCAGAAACCTCTCTGGCCGGCGCCGTGCTGGCCGAAACCCAATGCGCCGACAGCACGGCACTGATGGACAGCTATTCAGGCCAGGCCTCGGCGGCCTTTGCCAAGCTGGCCGCCCTGGTGTTCGCCCAGGCCCAGGCCGGCGATCGGGTGGCCGAACGGATTGTCGAAGACGGCGCCGCCTACCTGAGCGCCATGGCCGAGCAACTGACCCGGGTCGGCAGCCCCAGGCTGACCATGATAGGGGGCCTGACCCAGCTCTGGCAGCCCTACCTGGCTCCCAAGGTGGCCGCCAAGCTGGCCCCGGCCCTTCAAACCCCGGAAATGGGCGCCGTCTACTTCGCCCAGCAGGTCTACGCAGGAGGAAAAGCAGCATGA
- the nagB-II gene encoding glucosamine-6-phosphate deaminase NagB-II, whose translation MTTLMATEARDSAQRIAEQLSHNATLATMLGERIRKLKPHLVMMVGRGSSDHAGVYAKYLIEIETGVPVCASAPSVTSVYGRTLQLDGALVLVISQSGRSPDILAQAETAKKAGAFVVALVNDEASPLAALADAVLPLKAGPELAVAATKSYLCTLSAVAQLVAAWTRNKTLLAALDKLPQALDKVCKGEPQLTLNHLQALRHCIVLGRGLGYGISREVALKLKEVCGIQAEAFSSAEFLHGPVTLASRPLSVIDLHIEDETALNHRSQIEDVQSRGAKIIPLRLDAVEVHPRLAPLCLLQRFYLDIAEVAVQMGLNPDAPVGLNKVTRTL comes from the coding sequence ATGACCACCCTGATGGCCACCGAAGCCCGCGACAGCGCCCAGCGCATCGCCGAACAACTGAGCCACAACGCCACCCTGGCCACCATGCTGGGGGAGCGCATTCGCAAGCTTAAGCCGCACCTGGTGATGATGGTGGGCCGGGGGTCTTCCGACCACGCCGGCGTTTACGCCAAGTACCTGATTGAAATAGAGACCGGGGTGCCGGTCTGTGCCTCGGCCCCTTCGGTAACCAGCGTTTATGGCCGCACCCTGCAGCTGGATGGTGCCCTGGTACTGGTGATCTCCCAAAGTGGCCGCAGCCCCGACATCCTGGCCCAGGCCGAGACGGCCAAGAAGGCCGGTGCCTTTGTGGTGGCCCTGGTCAACGACGAGGCCTCACCCCTGGCGGCCCTGGCCGATGCCGTATTGCCCCTCAAAGCCGGCCCAGAGCTGGCGGTGGCCGCCACCAAGAGCTATCTGTGCACCCTGTCGGCAGTGGCCCAACTGGTAGCCGCCTGGACCCGCAACAAGACGCTGCTGGCAGCCCTGGACAAACTGCCCCAGGCCCTGGACAAGGTCTGCAAGGGCGAGCCCCAGCTGACCCTCAACCACCTCCAAGCACTGCGTCATTGCATCGTGCTGGGCCGAGGCCTTGGCTATGGCATCAGCCGCGAGGTGGCGCTCAAACTCAAGGAAGTGTGCGGCATCCAGGCCGAAGCCTTCTCCAGCGCCGAATTCCTGCACGGCCCTGTGACTCTGGCGTCCCGGCCCCTTAGCGTGATTGACCTGCACATCGAAGACGAGACAGCTCTTAACCACCGCAGCCAGATTGAAGACGTACAGAGCCGGGGCGCCAAGATCATTCCCCTGCGCCTGGACGCTGTCGAGGTCCACCCCAGATTGGCACCTTTATGCCTGCTGCAACGTTTCTACCTGGATATCGCCGAAGTGGCGGTGCAGATGGGCCTCAATCCCGACGCGCCGGTAGGCCTCAACAAGGTCACGAGGACCCTCTGA
- the nagA gene encoding N-acetylglucosamine-6-phosphate deacetylase, whose product MVSSYRVAKLFDGHHWHQDCTLTLNGDRIVAMGLDHSDNAELLDGILVPGFIDIQVNGGGGVLFNEAPSVESLATMVAAHARFGTTAMLPTLITDSLAKMQQAADAMAQALAKGLPGVLGIHFEGPHLSLPKKGIHKPEHIRRLSAEEMALYCREDLGIRLVTVAPENVHPDDIRQLVRAGVKVCLGHSDADFDTTQRALEAGASGFTHLFNAMSQLGSRTPNMVGAALASDSALCGIILDGHHLHPACARLAFKAKGPDGLMLVTDAMAAVGSDGASFSYFGESLYRDGDRMTDADGRLAGSALDMASAVRQAQQQMGASLEQALVMASRTPARYLELGTRGLLMPGMKADMVLLDEQLTVKQSWIGGQPCLQAQ is encoded by the coding sequence ATGGTCAGCAGCTACCGCGTTGCCAAGCTTTTCGACGGCCATCACTGGCACCAGGACTGCACCCTGACCCTCAATGGCGACCGCATCGTGGCCATGGGCCTGGACCACTCGGACAACGCCGAGCTCCTGGACGGTATCCTGGTGCCGGGCTTTATCGACATCCAGGTTAACGGTGGCGGCGGCGTGCTCTTTAACGAGGCCCCCAGCGTCGAGAGCCTGGCCACCATGGTGGCGGCCCATGCCCGCTTTGGTACCACCGCCATGCTGCCCACCCTTATCACCGACAGCCTGGCCAAGATGCAGCAAGCCGCCGACGCCATGGCCCAGGCCCTGGCCAAGGGCCTGCCGGGGGTGCTGGGTATCCACTTTGAAGGGCCGCACCTGTCGCTGCCGAAAAAAGGCATCCACAAGCCCGAACATATCCGCCGCCTGAGCGCCGAGGAAATGGCCCTTTACTGCCGGGAGGATTTGGGGATCCGCCTGGTGACAGTGGCGCCGGAAAACGTCCACCCAGACGATATCCGCCAGTTAGTCAGGGCCGGGGTCAAGGTTTGCCTTGGCCACTCCGACGCCGACTTCGACACCACCCAAAGGGCCCTCGAGGCCGGCGCCAGCGGCTTTACCCACCTCTTCAACGCCATGTCGCAGCTGGGGTCCCGGACCCCCAACATGGTAGGGGCGGCCCTGGCATCCGACAGCGCCCTGTGCGGCATCATCTTAGATGGCCACCACCTGCACCCGGCCTGTGCCCGTCTGGCTTTCAAGGCCAAGGGTCCGGACGGCCTGATGCTGGTCACCGACGCCATGGCCGCCGTCGGCAGCGATGGCGCCAGCTTCAGCTACTTTGGCGAAAGCCTGTATCGGGACGGGGATCGCATGACAGATGCCGACGGTCGCCTGGCCGGCTCGGCTTTGGATATGGCCAGCGCCGTGCGCCAGGCCCAGCAGCAGATGGGGGCCAGCCTGGAACAGGCCCTGGTGATGGCCAGCCGCACCCCGGCCCGGTACCTTGAACTGGGGACCCGGGGCCTGCTGATGCCGGGCATGAAGGCCGACATGGTGCTGTTGGATGAACAACTTACCGTCAAACAAAGCTGGATCGGCGGGCAACCCTGCCTGCAGGCCCAATAA
- a CDS encoding sugar MFS transporter yields the protein MSASQQQRSSLMPMAIIGTLFFIFGFVTWLNGALIPFLQIVCDLTSTQALFVAFSFYIAYTVTALPMAWIMERTGYKKGMALGLGLIALGCLGFIPAAMSQTFAIFLVSQFVVGTGLTILQTASNPYIVHIGPQESAAVRISIMGLLNKGAGVVAPLVFTALVLGDFEGITAKTVATLAPAERAAQVEQLAHGLILPYLGMALAMVLLTIAMVFSPLPELALDTDADDTEDDKRSVLQFPQLVLGAVGIFCYVGVEVIAADTIGLFGSELGVANATSLTSYTMAFMVIGYLLGLVLIPRVLKQSLALTLSAVLGLVLSLAVVLGSPEQHWLSDTLWGWLGLPTVPNTVALVALLGFANAMVWPAIWPLALDGLGKFTAKGSALLIMGIAGGALLPLLYGYLSDVADHQQAYLMMLPCYLFILYFALAGHKKRRW from the coding sequence ATGAGTGCATCACAACAACAACGCAGCAGCCTGATGCCGATGGCAATCATTGGCACTCTGTTCTTTATCTTCGGCTTTGTCACCTGGCTGAACGGAGCCCTGATCCCCTTCCTGCAGATCGTCTGCGATCTGACCAGCACCCAGGCGCTGTTCGTGGCCTTCTCATTCTATATCGCCTACACGGTAACGGCCCTGCCCATGGCCTGGATCATGGAACGCACCGGCTACAAGAAGGGCATGGCCCTGGGCCTGGGGCTGATTGCTCTTGGTTGCCTTGGCTTTATACCGGCGGCCATGAGCCAGACCTTCGCCATCTTCCTGGTGTCCCAGTTCGTGGTGGGTACCGGCCTGACCATACTGCAAACCGCCTCCAACCCCTACATAGTGCACATAGGCCCCCAGGAAAGCGCCGCCGTGCGCATCTCCATTATGGGCCTACTGAACAAGGGCGCCGGCGTAGTGGCGCCTTTGGTGTTCACCGCCTTGGTGCTGGGGGATTTTGAAGGCATTACCGCCAAGACGGTGGCTACCCTGGCCCCGGCCGAGCGGGCCGCCCAGGTGGAACAACTGGCCCATGGCCTTATCCTGCCCTACCTGGGCATGGCCCTGGCCATGGTGCTGCTGACCATCGCCATGGTCTTCTCACCCCTGCCGGAACTGGCCCTGGACACCGACGCCGATGACACAGAGGATGACAAGCGCTCCGTCTTGCAGTTTCCGCAACTGGTACTGGGGGCCGTCGGCATCTTCTGCTACGTGGGGGTGGAAGTGATCGCCGCCGACACCATAGGCCTGTTCGGCTCAGAGCTGGGGGTTGCCAATGCCACCTCCCTGACCTCCTACACCATGGCCTTTATGGTCATCGGCTACCTGCTGGGGCTGGTCTTGATCCCAAGGGTACTCAAGCAGAGCCTGGCCCTGACCCTGTCTGCGGTGCTGGGGTTGGTGTTGAGCCTGGCGGTGGTGCTGGGCAGCCCGGAGCAACACTGGCTGTCTGACACCCTGTGGGGTTGGTTGGGGCTGCCAACCGTGCCCAACACCGTGGCCCTGGTGGCACTGCTGGGCTTTGCCAATGCCATGGTTTGGCCGGCTATCTGGCCCCTGGCGTTGGACGGCCTTGGCAAATTTACCGCCAAGGGCTCGGCGCTGCTGATCATGGGTATTGCCGGCGGCGCCCTGCTGCCGCTGCTGTACGGCTACCTGTCCGATGTGGCAGACCACCAGCAAGCCTACCTGATGATGCTGCCCTGCTACCTGTTCATCCTTTACTTCGCCCTTGCTGGCCATAAGAAGCGCCGCTGGTAA